Part of the Chloroflexota bacterium genome is shown below.
GCGTAAGGCTTCCCGCAGAGCATAGTTCATCGAAATGGGAGCCGTATGATGGTAGGTTCGCTCTGGACCCCAATACAGCTGCACAAGCGAGAGATCCAAGTACCAGTTAGCAACCTTATTCCTTCTATCCTTTAAGGCGCTTATAGCTCGTGGCCCAAACGTAATTGGCGCCAATCCTGGGGGGCAACCCAAACATTTCTGACTACCGCTGTAGCAAGCATCTAATCCCCACTCATCGGTCTTAAGAGGACAACCACCAAGCGATGTGACGGCATCAACCAGTAAAAGGGCACCGTATCCATGGACAAGGCGACTAATCCCCTCCAAGGGCTGTAGGACTCCCGTAGAGGTCTCAGCATGAACCAAAGCAACCACCTTTACCTTGTTCGCTTTCAGAACCCGCTCCACATCATCCAGTTCGATGATCCGCCCCCAAGGTATATCGACTCGAATCAACTCGCCCCCATATCGCTCCACCATCTCACACATCCGCCCGCCGAAAAAGCCATTCACGAGGACTAATATCCCATCGCCTGGCTCAATCAGATTGGCGAGGGCCGCCTCCATACCAGCACTACCTGTTCCGGAGATGGGAAAGGTCAAATCATTTGACGTCTGAAAGACATACTGGAGCAGCTCTTTGGTATCGCTCATCACCTTTAGGAAATCTGGGTCTAGATGCCCAACAACCGGGGAAGACATTGCCCGTAGCACTCGAGGATGAGGATTGCTCGGGCCAGGCCCCAGTAACACCCTGGGGGATGGATTCAGTTCTGCGTAGGTCTTCGTCATCCTGTGCGCCTCCTGTATTCACCGAAGATTTATTGAAGGGCGTCCAATGGAGAGACATGCCCTGAAGTGATCGAGAGAGCAGTAGAATCAGCGGCCGGATTTGCGTTGACATGTTGACCGACCAAGACTATAATCCAGACACGTGCATTCTAGCATACAGCCCGACAGGTTGGCAATACGGACGAAGTCTACGAGGAGTAAGTTGATGAGCAACACGATTCCAGCGGCGAACTTTGCCCTTATTCGAGGCACCGGCACCTGGGCCTGTGACTTCCCTGCTGAGGCCCAGGAAGAAGGAATACACGTCCTCCAGGATGATTTAGTCTTTGAGACCCCCTATGGCCAAAGCGCAAAATTTCAACTGCTCGAGATCGATGCCCGCTACACGGTGGATGGGATAAAAAGGTCATTCCTATCCGTGGCCTCTCATGGATGGAAGGTCGGCATCGATCCCATCGCTGACCGCTCCTCCGAACAGGTCTTTTGGGTACTACAACAGGCTGGCGTGAAGAAGATCATCGTAGAGGGCGCTGCCGGCTCCGTTAATGAGTTCATTTATCCGGGAGATCTGGTAATCCCCACCGATTTCTTCGACTTCACTAAGCGCCGCCCTACCAGTCTGGGGACCACGCGTTTTCAATATTTGATAAGACTGAAGCAGGCTATCTGTCCCCAGATCGCTGACGCCCTGGAAGATGCGGCCGCAAGGCTTGGCTTCGGCCGCGTGTACAAGCGGGGACTCATGGGTATATTCGAGGGACCGCGCTTTGAGTCACCAGCCGAGGTGCGCTTCTTCAAACAGGTAGGCTGCGACGTCCTCGGCCAAAGCATGGTCCCAGAAGTATATCTGGCTCGGGAGATCGGGGCATGTTATGCAGCCGCCTATCTCACCGTCAACTTCGCTGAGGGGATCTCCGAGGAATGGGAGAGTAAGGAATTAGACCAGGTCCGCTTACATCATAAAGCAGACATGGCCCGCTTAGTCCTACGAGCAATGAAGCA
Proteins encoded:
- a CDS encoding alanine--glyoxylate aminotransferase family protein — translated: MTKTYAELNPSPRVLLGPGPSNPHPRVLRAMSSPVVGHLDPDFLKVMSDTKELLQYVFQTSNDLTFPISGTGSAGMEAALANLIEPGDGILVLVNGFFGGRMCEMVERYGGELIRVDIPWGRIIELDDVERVLKANKVKVVALVHAETSTGVLQPLEGISRLVHGYGALLLVDAVTSLGGCPLKTDEWGLDACYSGSQKCLGCPPGLAPITFGPRAISALKDRRNKVANWYLDLSLVQLYWGPERTYHHTAPISMNYALREALRIVYEEGLEARFKRHQLNQQALLAGLLAMELQPFAQEGHRLWTLTTVRVPEGIDDARVRGRLLTEFMIEIGGGLGPTKGQIWRIGLMGYSSSKNNVLLFLGALEQVLASEGFGLPAGAGVAAANQVYCEARGIAMTAGV
- a CDS encoding MTAP family purine nucleoside phosphorylase produces the protein MSNTIPAANFALIRGTGTWACDFPAEAQEEGIHVLQDDLVFETPYGQSAKFQLLEIDARYTVDGIKRSFLSVASHGWKVGIDPIADRSSEQVFWVLQQAGVKKIIVEGAAGSVNEFIYPGDLVIPTDFFDFTKRRPTSLGTTRFQYLIRLKQAICPQIADALEDAAARLGFGRVYKRGLMGIFEGPRFESPAEVRFFKQVGCDVLGQSMVPEVYLAREIGACYAAAYLTVNFAEGISEEWESKELDQVRLHHKADMARLVLRAMKQIPLSDECGCLQYRQARPAEYRRGIAM